One genomic window of Candidatus Nitrospira inopinata includes the following:
- the xth gene encoding exodeoxyribonuclease III — protein MKIATYNVNSLRKRLPIVLAWLERHQPDILCLQETKVQDSEFPLMALTHTGYESIYRGMKSYNGVAVLSRKKPDAVFYGFDDGGEPDDARLLRVVIDGIPIVNTYVPQGFEIDSPKYAYKLEWYERLRKYFDKHLSPDAPAIWCGDMNVAPRPMDVHSPEKHLNHVCYHEAVRKAYEKTVAWGFEDVFVKLHPTRQQYTFWDYRAPNSLEANKGWRIDHILSTKPLAEKCIKADVDVEPRRAKDPSDHTFLWAEFSI, from the coding sequence ATGAAAATCGCCACCTATAACGTCAACTCTCTGCGCAAGCGCCTGCCGATCGTCTTGGCGTGGCTCGAGCGCCATCAACCGGACATCCTCTGTCTTCAGGAAACCAAGGTCCAGGACAGCGAATTCCCGCTGATGGCCTTGACCCACACCGGCTACGAGAGCATCTATCGCGGCATGAAATCCTACAACGGCGTGGCCGTGCTCAGCCGGAAGAAACCCGACGCCGTCTTTTACGGATTCGACGACGGAGGAGAACCGGACGATGCCCGCTTACTGAGAGTCGTGATCGACGGGATCCCGATCGTCAACACCTACGTGCCGCAGGGGTTTGAGATCGATTCACCCAAATACGCCTACAAATTGGAATGGTACGAGCGGCTGCGGAAGTACTTCGACAAACATCTCTCGCCGGACGCGCCGGCGATCTGGTGCGGGGACATGAACGTGGCTCCCAGACCGATGGACGTTCATAGTCCGGAAAAACATCTGAACCACGTGTGCTATCACGAGGCCGTCCGCAAGGCGTATGAGAAGACCGTCGCCTGGGGGTTTGAGGATGTGTTCGTGAAACTCCACCCTACCAGACAGCAGTATACGTTTTGGGATTACCGGGCGCCGAATTCGTTGGAGGCGAACAAAGGCTGGCGTATCGACCACATTCTATCGACCAAGCCCCTGGCCGAAAAATGCATCAAGGCTGACGTGGACGTCGAGCCGCGGCGAGCGAAAGACCCCTCGGATCACACCTTTCTCTGGGCGGAATTTTCGATCTAA